The following proteins come from a genomic window of Labeo rohita strain BAU-BD-2019 chromosome 25, IGBB_LRoh.1.0, whole genome shotgun sequence:
- the LOC127156510 gene encoding E3 SUMO-protein ligase ZBED1: MSKILEAPLSLKADVWTHFGFKAKEGNQGIDKTNAICKHCQASIRYTGNTTNLRSHLQRHHADKLASPQPKKTRDPTQTTLDNTTSKLPSNSVHAQKITESVVHYICKGLCPYSVVENTGLINTLDPRYVIPTRSYMTDKAVPRIYDKVKDDVKSALSSAPRVALTCDGWTSRATEAFVTITCHYVDEEWELMSHVLQTRAMHKSHTGSNIAELLKAALEEWDLVSKDPAIVTDNAANMSVAAELAGMLHFRCFAHTLNLASQRALKLPAVARLLGHVRRISTFLKRSITASHVLRQKQKLLELPEHKLITDVVTRWNSAHDMLERFLEQQPAVSAALLSNELRKTEKEVCTLCESDITSAEEMVDAMKPMKIATLVMSKESSPTLSVVAPLHAQLIQDFQESRADSEIVKEIKAAICQDLSKRYMDQQKETMYVCSALDPGFKALPFLPDDEREEIYLRITAEARRIQELFQEEAKVIPGQEDNHVEDKDDIPASPPPKKKKDLCCLADLLGSTYSAGPAVRHRTTQAQAEEEMSRYKEAPPLSLAEGSPLSWWKEHQNEYPLMSRLAKVYLCIPGTSVSSERVFSTAGDIVTAQRSVLSSKHVDQLLFLNKNLKS; the protein is encoded by the exons ATGTCGAAGATTTTAGAAGCGCCGTTGTCCCTAAAGGCAGATGTTTGGACACATTTTGGTTTTAAAGCAAAGGAAGGAAACCAAGGGATCGATAAAACAAATGCAATCTGCAAGCATTGCCAGGCTTCTATACGCTACACCGGTAATACAACTAACCTGCGCTCCCACCTGCAAAGACACCATGCAGACAAGCTAGCTTCGCCGCAGCCCAAAAAAACACGGGACCCCACGCAAACTACTTTGGACAACACAACATCCAAGCTTCCATCTAACTCAGTCCATGCACAGAAGATTACGGAGTCTGTGGTGCATTATATTTGCAAAGGTTTATGTCCCTACAGTGTCGTCGAGAACACAGGCTTGATCAACACGTTAGATCCCCGTTACGTGATCCCTACCCGCAGCTACATGACCGACAAAGCAGTACCGAGAATATATGACAAAGTCAAAGACGATGTTAAGTCAGCCCTGAGTTCTGCCCCACGAGTGGCACTGACTTGTGACGGGTGGACATCGCGAGCCACGGAAGCTTTTGTTACAATCACTTGCCATTACGTTGACGAGGAGTGGGAACTGATGTCGCACGTGTTACAAACGCGAGCCATGCACAAGAGCCATACGGGGTCAAACATTGCAGAGTTACTGAAAGCGGCGCTGGAGGAGTGGGACCTCGTATCCAAAGACCCAGCTATTGTGACTGACAACGCCGCAAATATGAGCGTCGCAGCGGAGCTTGCCGGTATGTTGCATTTCAGGTGCTTCGCTCACACTTTAAACCTGGCCTCGCAGCGTGCACTGAAGCTTCCTGCTGTCGCTCGTTTATTGGGACATGTTAGACGGATATCCACCTTTTTAAAGCGCAGTATCACAGCCAGCCACGTACTTCGACAGAAGCAGAAGTTGCTCGAGTTGCCTGAACATAAACTGATCACTGATGTTGTGACGCGCTGGAATAGCGCGCATGATATGCTTGAGCgctttcttgagcagcaacCCGCTGTCTCCGCTGCTCTTCTGTCCAACGAGCTTAGGAAAACCGAGAAAGAAGTTTGCACCCTATGTGAGTCGGACATTACATCTGCGGAGGAGATGGTGGATGCAATGAAGCCCATGAAGATTGCTACTCTTGTAATGTCAAAAGAAAGCTCTCCAACACTGTCAGTTGTGGCCCCTCTTCATGCTCAGCTCATCCAGGATTTCCAAGAGAGCAGAGCAGATAGTGAGATAGTGAAAGAAATCAAAGCGGCTATTTGCCAAGATTTGAGCAAGAGGTACATGGATCAGCAGAAAGAGACCATGTATGTATGTTCAGCACTCGATCCAGGATTCAAAGCTTTGCCCTTCCTTCCTGATGATGAACGAGAGGAAATATACTTGAGAATCACTGCAGAAGCTCGAAGAATTCAAGAACTATTTCAG GAAGAGGCTAAAGTGATACCAGGACAGGAGGACAATCATGTGGAAGACAAGGATGACATTCCTGCCAGCCCACCACCCAAGAAGAAAAAGGACTTGTGCTGTTTGGCTGATCTGCTTGGTTCAACTTACAGTGCAGGTCCTGCGGTGAGACACAGAACCACACAGGCCCAGGCAGAAGAGGAGATGTCAAGGTACAAGGAGGCACCACCCCTGTCTCTTGCTGAGGGAAGTCCACTCAGTTGGTGGAAAGAGCACCAGAATGAATATCCACTAATGTCACGCCTTGCCAAAGTGTACCTGTGCATTCCAGGGACTAGTGTCTCCTCGGAGCGCGTTTTCTCTACGGCAGGCGATATCGTAACAGCACAGAGAAGTGTACTAAGCTCAAAGCATGTTGACCAACTtctgtttttgaacaaaaatcTTAAGTCATAG
- the LOC127156511 gene encoding uncharacterized protein LOC127156511, which translates to MRRPNWEQTQEQTETSGQEPTEHMDPLEYPVCNDLMPYYRLRRELVSRYFYSPYEARLQHGAEYFRSLYEVGERVKLAGHVHEGIRRSDGQQVLIKFVRRKFPESTLILPDFFRPLCREAFVMLVLQRPPTCDHVIRLYDWFIMEEKDVLIMEYACPCVHLTKFIRKNRGHFNEEIARRIMLQLTVTLCHCVDRGVCPAPSLRNIVISPDTLRLKLLDLKRARYVPRALYLPRLKVTLVIWAVEILMKLMKKLVRGIPVEENLSEDCSDLLQKLKMMKREVYTNRRLSIPDFFKDITDHAWFKEPSTTEKSGCSPVRQQLSPTLHSSNSGRLPSSPAAESRVRR; encoded by the exons ATGCGGAGGCCTAACTGGGAGCAAACGCAGGAGCAGACAGAAACATCCGGACAAGAACCGACTGAGCACATGGATCCACTTGAGTACCCAGTTTGTA ATGACTTAATGCCTTATTATAGACTGAGACGGGAACTTGTCTCACGATACTTCTACTCTCCGTATGAAGCGAGACTGCAACATGGAGCAGAATACTTTCGCTCTCTTTATGAAGTGGGAGAAAGAGTGAAATTGGCAGGCCATGTCCATGAAGGAATAAGAAGATCGGATGGCCAACAA GTGCTCATCAAATTTGTGAGGAGGAAATTTCCAGAAAGTACGCTGATATTG CCTGATTTTTTCAGACCTCTGTGTCGCGAGGCGTTTGTAATGTTGGTGCTTCAAAGGCCTCCGACCTGCGACCATGTCATACGATTATATGACTGGTTTATTATGGAGGAAAAAGACGTCTTGATCATGGAATATGCCTGCCCCTGTGTGCATCTGACTAAGTTCATTAGAAAAAACAGAGGTCACTTCAATGAAGAAATCGCAAGACGCATCATGCTTCAGCTCACTGTCACACTGTGTCATTGTGTTGATCGTGGTGTTTGTCCTGCCCCAAGTTTGAGAAATATTGTCATCAGCCCGGACACACTGCGGCTAAAGTTATTAGACTTGAAACGTGCACGCTACGTCCCAAGAGCAT TATATCTCCCAAGGCTCAAAGTGACATTAGTAATATGGGCAGTTGAAATCTTAATGAAGTTGATGAAAAAGCTTGTCAGAGGAATTCCGGTGGAAGAAAACCTTTCTGAAG ATTGCAGCGATCTTCTTCAGAAActtaaaatgatgaaaagagAAGTATATACGAACAGAAGATTATCGATACCAGACTTCTTTAAGGACATTACAGATCATGCTTGGTTTAAAGAACCTTCCACAACTGAAAAAA GTGGATGTTCCCCTGTTCGTCAGCAGCTCTCACCCACGCTTCACTCTTCTAACTCGGGACGTCTCCCTTCCAGCCCTGCAGCTGAGTCTCGGGTTAGACGTTAG
- the LOC127156512 gene encoding E3 SUMO-protein ligase ZBED1-like — protein sequence MECHKVVATKHGNTTNLSDHLKRHHKALYDEYKAKSGCQPKQTNICDAFASVTPYQKGSQRQKEITDAITFHIAKDMLPLNTVAKEGFKKMIRTLDRRYVIPSRTYFSQVAIKELYEKCKSKIEAELSHVEYYATTTDLWSSRTTEPYMSLTVHFITEDFELKSRCLQTAFFPESHTAENIAEALREAVSAWGLDETRQVCITTDNAANMVKAADLNKWTRLQCFGHRLHLAIENAVKKDGRIDRAIGVCKKLVSHFSHSWKASDALAKVQKELSLPSHCLISECQTRWGSRQMMISRILEQQQALTQVLSADKKLRHLIPTWQDIDVLESVSKSLGPMLDFTDALSGDEYVSVSFVKPVLQLFNTSLLEMREEDTDLTKNIKKKMLDYLNEKYEDDDTQKLLDMASFLDPRFKMDFISADKKTQVKATVASQMMECQEKSSCSTDVEPNVTSATQAKKAKKSLGSFFKQRETEAKGDSSLTLKDALEAELNTYLLTPPIDKEEDPLAWWKVHKLSFPHLARLARKYLCIPATSSPSERLFSTSGNIVTCHLSLVSSLQRLIDLCS from the exons ATGGAGTGTCATAAAGTTGTGGCcacaaaacatggaaacacaaccaATTTGTCTGATCACTTAAAACGGCACCACAAAGCTCTTTACGACGAATACAAAGCCAAATCTGGATGtcaaccaaaacaaacaaatatttgtgaTGCATTTGCCAGTGTGACACCTTACCAGAAAGGTTCTCAACGACAAAAAGAAATAACAGACGCAATAACTTTTCATATCGCTAAAGATATGTTGCCATTAAATACCGTCGCCAAAGAGGGATTTAAGAAAATGATCCGAACGCTTGACAGGCGGTATGTTATACCATCCCGCACATATTTTTCCCAAGTTGCGATAAAAGAGCTGTATGAAAAATGCAAATCTAAGATTGAAGCAGAACTGTCGCACGTGGAATACTATGCAACTACAACAGACTTGTGGTCCAGCAGGACAACGGAGCCCTACATGAGTCTGACGGTCCATTTCATCACAGAGGACTTCGAGCTAAAAAGTCGCTGTTTGCAGACGGCATTTTTCCCGGAAAGTCATACAGCCGAGAATATTGCAGAGGCCCTGAGAGAAGCGGTGTCCGCTTGGGGTTTAGATGAGACACGTCAAGTCTGTATAACAACAGATAATGCAGCGAACATGGTCAAAGCTGCCGATCTGAACAAGTGGACCAGGCTACAGTGCTTCGGCCACAGACTGCATCTTGCAATTG AAAATGCAGTGAAAAAGGATGGCCGCATTGATCGTGCTATAGGAGTCTGCAAGAAGCTGGTGAGCCACTTCTCTCACAGCTGGAAGGCCAGCGACGCCCTAGCAAAAGTCCAGAAGGAACTCAGTCTACCATCACATTGTCTCATCTCAGAATGCCAAACAAGATGGGGTTCCAGACAGATGATGATCAGCAGGATATTAGAGCAGCAGCAGGCTTTAACTCAGGTCCTGTCTGCAGACAAGAAGCTGCGGCATCTAATTCCAACCTGGCAAGATATAGATGTGCTGGAATCTGTAAGCAAGTCACTGGGCCCAATGCTGGATTTCACTGATGCACTTTCAGGGGATGAATACGTCAGTGTCTCCTTTGTAAAGCCAGTTCTTCAGCTCTTCAACACTTCACTACTGGAAATGCGAGAAGAAGACACAGACCTGACCAAGAACATAAAAAAGAAGATGCTGGACTACCTCAATGAGAAATACGAAGATGATGATACTCAGAAGCTGCTAGATATGGCATCTTTTTTGGACCCCCGGTTCAAGATGGACTTCATCAGTGCAGACAAGAAGACCCAAGTTAAGGCCACAGTGGCATCACAGATGATGGAATGCCAGGAGAAATCAAGCTGCAGCACTGATGTGGAGCCCAACGTTACCAGTGCAACCCAGGCAAAGAAAGCAAAGAAGTCACTGGGAAGCTTCTTTAAACAGAGAGAAACTGAAGCAAAGGGTGATTCCTCTCTGACCCTAAAGGATGCTTTGGAAGCAGAGTTAAACACTTACCTGCTAACACCTCCAATAGACAAAGAGGAGGATCCACTTGCATGGTGGAAAGTACACAAACTAAGCTTTCCTCATCTCGCCAGACTTGCCCGCAAATACCTGTGTATTCCTGCGACAAGCTCGCCGTCAGAGAGACTTTTTAGTACTAGTGGCAACATCGTCACTTGCCACTTGTCACTTGTCTCAAGCCTGCAAAGGTTGATAGACTTGTGTTCTTAG